One genomic window of Arachis hypogaea cultivar Tifrunner chromosome 8, arahy.Tifrunner.gnm2.J5K5, whole genome shotgun sequence includes the following:
- the LOC112706135 gene encoding transcription factor TGA3 — translation MDIFETFPQVSMWGDNFKVDGGLINSITSPMLLMSTSTMAMDNKPEYVPHELREQSRQNQEATNKDVSKVLRRLAQNREAARKSRLRKKAYVQQLETSRLKLMQLEEEIVKAKKQSMYIGNNPLDASYMGSSGSLNSGIVLFEIEYGNWIEEQHKLNEELRNAFQTQAPDEQLNQLVQTLLNHYSNLFKMKSDAAKADIFYLISGVWKSSAERLFLWIGGSRPSQLLSIIVPQLEPLTEQQTASISRLRLSSQQAEDALSQGLDKLQQSLVHNIAVDPLVAGNFGFQMADSIEKIEGLEGFLNQADHLRQQTLIHMSRILTTHQAAQGLLALGQYLQRLRSLSSLWASRPSQPL, via the exons ATGGATATATTTGAGACATTCCCACAAGTTAGCATGTGGGGTGACAACTTTAAGGTTGATGGTGGCCTCATAAATTCAATCACTTCTCCAATGTTGTTGATGAGCACAAGCACCATGGCCATGGATAACAAG CCTGAATATGTTCCACATGAATTGAGGGAACAATCTAGACAAAATCAAGAGGCTACCAATAAAGATGTTAGTAAG GTACTAAGACGGCTAGCTCAGAATCGAGAGGCAGCTCGGAAGAGCCGACTGCGAAAAAAG GCTTATGTTCAACAATTAGAAACAAGCCGTTTGAAGCTCATGCAATTGGAGGAGGAGATTGTTAAAGCCAAAAAGCAG AGTATGTATATTGGAAACAATCCATTGGATGCTAGTTATATGGGATCTTCTGGATCATTAAACTCAG GGATTGTTTTGTTTGAAATTGAATATGGAAATTGGATTGAAGAGCAACACAAACTGAATGAAGAACTCAGAAATGCATTCCAAACTCAAGCacctgatgaacaactcaatcAACTTGTTCAAACTCTGTTGAATCATTACTCAAATCTTTTCAAGATGAAATCAGATGCTGCAAAGGCTGATATATTCTACCTAATCAGTGGTGTCTGGAAATCATCCGCGGAGCGCCTTTTCCTTTGGATCGGAGGATCTCGCCCTTCGCAGCTTCTAAGT ATCATTGTGCCACAGCTTGAACCTTTAACTGAACAACAAACTGCTAGCATTAGCAGACTCCGGCTATCGTCGCAACAAGCCGAAGATGCTCTCTCACAAGGACTGGATAAACTCCAGCAGAGTCTTGTCCACAACATTGCAGTTGATCCATTGGTAGCAGGAAACTTTGGGTTTCAGATGGCTGATTCCATTGagaaaattgagggacttgaaggCTTCCTTAACCAG GCAGATCATCTTAGGCAACAGACACTGATACACATGTCAAGGATCCTAACAACACATCAAGCTGCTCAAGGATTGCTGGCTTTGGGGCAATACTTGCAAAGACTTCGTTCTCTTAGTTCTCTTTGGGCTTCTCGTCCATCTCAACCTCTCTAG
- the LOC112706134 gene encoding uncharacterized protein has translation MSNLITLCRPHTLFFSSFITCRHQFQTRASSFRNPNCNSRFPSFSLYSSWLIDSWGSSRTGLWFRVNQRRTLAKASNWDEQQSPYETLELDRDADEEQIKSAYRRLAKFYHPDVYDGRGSLEEGETAEARFIKIQAAYELLIDDEKRRRYDMDNRVNPMKASEAWMEWLMKKRKAFDQRGDMAVAAWAEQQQRELNLRFRQLSRSKMDPDEARKILAREKAAAAKNFSNTLKRHTLVLKKRDLMRRKAEQDQDKLISQLLAAEGLESDSDE, from the exons ATGAGCAATTTGATAACCCTGTGTAGGCCTCACACACTgttcttctcttctttcattaCTTGCAGACACCAGTTTCAAACCAGGGCTTCTTCTTTTCGGAACCCTAATTGCAATTCCCGTTTTCCCTCTTTCTCGTTATACTCTTCCTGGCTCATCGATTCCTGGGGTTCGAGCAGGACTGGACTATGGTTTCGCGTTAATCAGAGGAGAACTCTGGCCAAGGCTTCAAATTGGGACGAACAACAATCCCCGTATGAAACCCTTG AATTGGACAGAGATGCTGATGAAGAACAGATAAAGAGCGCTTATCGACGATTGGCTAAATTCTATCATCCAGATG TCTATGATGGTAGAGGATCCCTTGAGGAAGGCGAAACAGCAGAAGCTAGGTTCATTAAGATCCAAGCTGCTTATGAATTGCTTATAGACGATGAGAAGCGAAGACGGTATGATATGGATAACCGAGTCAACCCTATGAAG GCGTCTGAGGCATGGATGGAGTGGCTAATGAAAAAGCGAAAAGCTTTTGATCAACGTGGTGATATGGCAGTTGCTGCTTGGGCTGAGCAGCAACAGCGAGAGTTGAATCTACGTTTCCGTCAACTTTCTCGTTCAAAG ATGGATCCTGATGAGGCAAGGAAGATTCTAGCTAGAGAGAAGGCAGCTGCTGCTAAGAATTTCTCCAATACCCTTAAAAGGCACACACTTGTTCTCAAGAAAAGAGATTTGATGAGAAGAAAGGCAGAGCAAGATCAAGATAAACTTATCAGCCAGCTCTTGGCGGCAGAAGGTCTTGAATCAGATAGTGATGAATGA